In Oreochromis aureus strain Israel breed Guangdong linkage group 22, ZZ_aureus, whole genome shotgun sequence, the genomic window GGGGGGGAGCAGATGGTGAGTTCTGCCCCCTCCCCACAGGAGCCGGGGGGTGGACGACTTACATAAACAGGAAGCCAGAAAGAGTCAACGTCACTAACACTGATCTCGGATCAGATTATTGATCCAGCTGACTGAGGCTGTGTGGACGGGCTAATTTACATATAGATAACTACCTGCTCTGTactcacctgttcagctgcatTGTTGAGCCATCTCTACTGGATTTACCTTTATTAGCTCTGATTGGTTTTCCACACTCTCCACCCACTCTGATTATAAGTGTGAGGACGTTTACCATCACGCCTGGCTCGTTCTGGCTCATGTTACAGCAGCCTTCTTAATCAATATgagttgctaggcaacctgtaAGTATAATTAATAATTTGTACAGGCTCAAAATGACCTTGACTGTGGTTCTTGTGTTAACTCGGACTTGACTTACAAActgataaataaacaaatatcaaATCTATCACGTTCTGTCTTCCGTACAGTCAGGTATAGGGTTCATCAATACTTCATGTTCAAACTGATtaataaatcacacacagaGGCTTATGTCCCATCATATTCGGCTCTGTCCTCAGATTGCGGAGCTGGTGCTGGACAACAGCCGCTCGGCAGACGGCGAGGTCGATGGTCTGACCGATGAGTTCACGGAGCTCGAGTTCCTCAGCATGGTCAATGTTGGTCTGACCTCGCTCGCCAAGCTGCCCTCGCTGCCCAAACTACGCAAGGTGAGCTCACCTGTCTGACCTCATCAAAGGTGCATTCAAACATTTTCAGGGGGAAGAAGGAGAGTGAGTTTGAGGTCAGAGAGCACCCTCTGCGGGTGGGAGAGATCTAACCAGCAGGGGCACCTTTGTGCTTTGACAGGCGTAACTGGCAGTATGAAGGACCGAGGCCACCAAAATCAAAATCTGctaaattaatgtgtaaatgaaGGTGTAGTGgacccaaaaaataaaaaggaagaaatttaaagaagaaaatccCAATTTTTTGTTTCACACATGGACTGCGGTTCTCCTGGCTGATGGTTCTCCTAACATTCTTGTCTTTGCTCCCCCTCAGTTGGAGCTGAGCGATAACAATTTGTCGGGTTCTCTTGAGATGCTGTCGGAGAAATGTCCAAACCTGACCTACCTGAACCTGAGTGGGAACAAGATCAAAGAGCTGAGCACCGTGGAGGCCCTGGTGAGGTTCTCGCGCCGCTCCAGCCGTGCTTACAGAGGAAATGTTCTGAGGCTCTAACGTGTCGTTTCCTGCCGTAGCAACACCTGAAGAGCCTGCAGAGCCTTGACCTGTTTAACTGCGAGATTACGTCTCTGGAGGAGTACCGGGAGAGCGTGTTTGAGCTGCTGCCCCAGGTGACCTACCTGGACGGCTTCGACCAGGAGGACAACGAGGCACCCGACTCCGAGGCGGAGGACGAAGGTGAGACCCGCTCAGACGGAGCGctgtcctcctcctcgtctGTGTTTCGTCATGCCCGTGTGCGTGTTTGCAGATGAGGATGGCGAGGACGGGGCGGGGCCAACTGGCACGTACGAtgaggaggaagacgaggacGAGGACGGCTCGGAGAGTGCAGAGGCGGGGCTGGGTTTCCAGGTGAACCGCACCAACCAGGTGAGCAAATCCAGCTTCATTCTGCAGGTGGAGCCGCAGATGATCCTGAGGTCAGCAGTACAATCCCAGGTCCTCCGGTCTGCGCGACGAAGTGTCCTTGGCCAAGACCCTGAACCCCGAGtttcccctgtgtgtgtgtgtgtgtgtgtgtgtgtgtgtgtgtgtgtgtgtgtgtgtgtgtgtgtgtgtgtgtgttcctgacAGCCTAAGCTCCTCCGCTGTCAGCCACGCCTCCTGTCACTGACCGTTTTAAGGAGTAAAAGCACCAAAACAACAAAttgtcattaaaatgttttttcaccaaAAGCGACACTTTTGTATTTCTCCATTTTCAATGTaatcatttctttgtatttgtttatcCTTCTTTTATGACATAtttcattatgtttttatttactaGATTGTTATTTTTCATTGGCATTATGTTCTATTTATGTTATATCTTCTGTTGTTTAGATTTCATTCATAGTTTAttctttgttgtatttattaaatTGTGTGTAAATTATAAAATTCAAAGCGAGCctgtaaaaaagattttatataAATGTAACTGTTACATCTGTTTTTGGCACTTTTGGTCCTCTGCACTCAGAACCTGATGACGAGTTAAATTTGTTTCCTCTGATAACGTGTTCGTTCACTTCCTGTCAGAGTCGTCCAGTCAGAAACGTAAATCTGCTTCTCTTCTTTCTGTGCTTCATCTCAGGATGACGATGAGGAAGACTAcgcagaggaggaggatggtgAGCATGTGTTTCAGTGTTGCAGCTGTATGTAGGCTCCAGGTGGGCGGAGCGTGCCCTGATCGGTCCGTTCTGTTTCTGCAGATGATGCGGCGGGCGCTCAGGgacagaagaggaagagagaggtggACGATGAAGGCGAGGAGGATGACGAAGATGATGATGTCTAATCTTGTAGCTGACCGCCGTCTGTGTGGTGTCCTGTTCTCCGCGGCAGCGGCGTCCCCTGAGATAGTTTGCGTTTGTGAGTCAAGTGTTTAATTTTAGAGAATTTCTGAGAGATTTTATCCGAACCCCTCGCTTCCTGCTAAAGATGCCACGTTTCCCTCTTTCCCCCACCCCGAACTTTGAGCCGCGTCTGAACGCCTCGCTGGTTTGCTGAGCTTCCTGCGTCCTCAGCGGGTTTCAGCTCCTCCGGTCGccgttttctttattatttcagGGGCGGCGTTTCCTCCACGGGGACTGAACGGCCTCCCGATGGTTTGTCCTACACTTCCCAGACAGCAGAAAGCCACTAGCTTCCAGCGTTGGCGTGTTAGATCTACAGACAGACGAAAATTAGACCAATGAGTCCGAGCCCGCTTCGTCCGATCAGCCCGGCCCCACCTCGCCGTCTGCTCTGGTTTTCGTTGGCGATTTACTGCGAGCAGGAACTGCAGCCATCCGATAAACGCACTTTCACCTTCCCAGCAGCAGGGCGCGCTCTCCCAATGTCATGACCTTCTTTTTATGGTTTTACTGTTTGACCTTTGACTTCCTCTGCCCTGAATCTATAACTAAATGTGATCAGCTCTAGCGCCCCCCCCAGACTTTGACCTGTTGGCCAATTACAGCCAGGACCTCTGAGAAACATGAcagtgaaacaggaagtgattagTTTAATAATAAAGCTGAGGACGTGATGGGAGCGTTTGAGTTTTCACGATATCAGCTCCTCCATCAGAGTTAAAGCTGGAACATTCAGGAGTCAGTCAGGAAAAATGGGGCGGCGCTCCCGATTATAGAAAATATCAGCTGAtgttaaataaactgaaattgtgTGATTTGGATGTTTTATGATTGTTTTTAACGCATTTCAGAGGCTAAACGGCTCGAAGAGAGTTGCACTAAACTCCTTCCttctaaaatgaaaaatacacattttatttatttatgttagtttttTCTCACCACGGTTGCTTTGAAATGGTCGTTATTGTTGCTGTGTTAGCGCCCCCTGCTGCCTTTGAACTGGTGTGTTGTCATTCAACAGGTCAAAGTGTGTGACCTGCTGAGGTCAGGGTGAACTCACCACTTCTAAGGCAATACTGTAAATAGACtcagtttggggttttttaagttttttattttgatgtgtCTGCAGCGAGGTAACCCCCTCTCTGACCTTTGTACCCTCACCCTGTCTGTAGGGTCAAGATGTTTTACTCTTTGTGGTGTTtgagttttaaataaaagattttaaacAAGTAAAAGCGGAGTGTGATGATGTGTTCAGGACAATGGGGAAAAAGCAGAGACGGAGCTCAGTACCCGAGTAAAAATACTTTCCAGGAGGACAGGAAGTCAGGATGAAACCCTCCGACCTGCACGCCGGCGCTCCTCATAACAACAGGAAGTATCTGCAAAACCTGGGCTTGGGTGCTTATTTCCCAGAATACAAAGAACCAATTGCAGCGGCCATCTGGTTGGTTATCACCTGTTTGACGACACTGTGCCCTCTGCATCGTTTGACAGGAATCGCGTCGTCACCTAAAGGGTCAAAGGTCGCAGAGCTGGTCGGCTTCAGCAGCCTCGGTGAGTTCCTGGTTTCAGATCATTGTTTGTGCTTTATCGCTTGGTCAGAGCATCCTGAGAGCGTGTGAATGAAGTGAAAATCAATcagctgtaaataaaaaatgtttaaaatcatttacatttttttaactgaaaacaAACTCAATGTTATTGATCACTGATcacatgtttaaataaagtttttacagGAGTGCGAAGCTAAAAAAGTAGACCtatcaaatggtaaatggcctgtatttgtatagcgcttttctagtccccaaggaccccaaagcgctttacacaaccagtcatccacccattcacgcacacattcacacactggtgatggcacagccaccctggggcgcactgacagaggcgatcAATGATTAATAACAGGAATTGTGTTTTTCCAGTGTTCACCGATCAGAttgagctttttcttttctttttttgtcctgtGGAGGGCGCCAATGTTGTCCTGAGCCGTTCAACCACCAGCTTTCCTCCTCTTTATTAGTCAGCTCACAGCAAATCAGCAAATTTAAACACTAACACTTATTGATCCTTTTATTCAGTCAGGACGATAATCACAGGTAACAGCAGTAGTCCAGAGTGGGTGTGGCTTAATATACCTGCTGCCACTGAGATGTCACTCGGTAAACTGTGTTTGCCACATCATGGTGGCCTGAAAAAGCCATGAAGACAGGGTCGTGCCCTGAGCACACATAGATGTTTTATACGTTATTGATATTTTAACGATAAGTGATTCATTAATTGACTGATCATTGATGACTTATTAAAATGGATTCAGACGTATAAAGATGGGTGGGTGTGATTTCACATGCTGGCTTTTGAAGCCTTATGATGAGAATTTTATCCACCGCCATGCTTGCTCATTGGCTATCACGGCGCTTACAGACGCAAAGACTTCTTAGACTCGACTGATCGATGGAATGATTGTGTGGCAGGGATTAGGATTCAACTCTATTGTCATTACACATGTATAAATACAGGGTAACGAAATACAGTTTGCATCTAATCAGAAGTGCAAGAGTAGCAAGTGCAATAAGAGCAGATTATATACAGATAAGTAGAAAgcaaatacagtggcttgcaaaagtattcggcccccttgaactttcccacattttgtcacattacagccacaaacatgaatcagttttattggaattccaggtgaaagaccaatacaaagtggtgtacacgtgagaagtggaacgaaaatcatacatgattccaaacattttttacaaataaataactgaaaagtggggtgtgtgtaattattcagccccctgagtcaatactttgtagaaccaccttttgctgcaattccagctgccagtcttttagggtatgtctctaccagctttgcacatctagagactgaaattcttgcccattcttctttgcaaaacagctccagctcagtcagattagatggacagcgtttgtgaacagcagttttcagatcttgccacagattctcgattggatttagatctggactttgactgggccattctaacacatggatatgttttgttttaaaccattccattgttgccctggctttatgtttagggtcgttgtcctgctggaaggtgaacctccgccccagtctcaagtcttttgcagactccaagaggttttcttccaacattgccctgtatttggctccatccatcttcccatcaactctgaccagcttccctgtccctgtcccggccttgtcttggtaggtttacagttgtgccatactccttccatttctgaatgatcacttgaacagtgctccgtgggatgttcaaggcttgggaaatctttttgtagcctaagcctgctttaaatttctcaataactttatccctgacctgtctggtgtctaaatccaatcaagaatctgtggcaagatctgaaaactgctgttcacaaatgctgtccatctaatctgactgagctgaagctgttttgcaaagaagaatgggcaaggatttcagtctgtagatttcagtctgtagatgtgcaaagctggtagagacagaccctaaaagactggcagctggaattgcagcaaaaggtggttctaccaagtattgactcagggggctgaataattacgcacaccccactttgcagttatttatttgtaaaaaatgtttggaatcatgtatgattttcgttccacttctcacgtgtacaccactttgtattggtctttcacctggaattccaataacattgattcgtgtttgtggctgtaatgtgacaaaatgtggaaaagttcaagggggccgaatacttttgcaagccactgtatacagATGTACTGATATATACAGATAAGGGTAGTTTAAATGGTGGAATAGTTATGAACAGATTATGTACAGAGAGACCAAATATACAGCTGAACTACAAACAAATGTACACATATACAGATGATCTGTGTACCATACAGATGTTCTATATTGCTATACACACGGGCAGATACACAGGTGTACTATGAACAAATACACAGGTGTGCTACATATATACAGATGTAGCGGTGTGAGGTAAACAGATCTACAGAGTGCTATGAATATATCTACAGTAGTGGAAGCTAGGGTTGCGTGATTGGACGAATATATTGACTATCGACGATAGGCCCATCGGCGATGGTTTTTACAAGGGcgatttatttacttatttatttgcccaagagtaagtttgctaataatgatggagctaatagaagcagtcaacagaaaaaaagtaatAGCGCTGTTTTAACAGCACCCTCTTTCATCTGCGAGCAAATGCCCCCTCCACAGAGTGCGCCCAAATGATGGAGCTGCAGAAGCTGCTGATAGCCGCATACTCAGCCGGATGGTGGACACGTGCATGCTCATGCAAGTTATTCGGGTTTGAGTACTTTTCTCACACTATACGTCTGCACAAGCAGCACACCGCTTTTGTTACATCCTTAGGTTTACCTCTTTTATCCAAAATTGGTGACTTTACTGCGATTAACAATTAATCCATCTGGAGTGCAgagtcaaaatccctgaaatgtcaaCGCATTTCGGGCCAAAGTTTGTTCAATCTGCACTCCAGATGGGTTGGGtgcgttaaaaattttaatcgcgTTAATCGTGATGACGGCGTTAACGCTGACAGCCCTACATTTTTTGGGAAATTAGTTCGTCCATGTTTGGACTTCTGTGTTGTTAACGCGCAAATCAGTCCGTCCATGATTACATTGCTCCAcccatcaaaaagtctgtgcatGCACAAATATATCACCCATCGGTGATTCTTGGACTGACGATTGTTGGTTGGAAAATTTTTACACATTGCCCAACCCTAGTGGAAGCATAGCTCTCTGAACAGACTATAACAGTGAACAGTGTAGGCACTATAACAGAGATCATACTATGTCAGTGTCCTAAAACTATAGCAGTAACCAATGTGAGCATGGTGAATGTTGAGAATGAAATGATCATGGTCACTGGGAGGAAGAGTGTAGAAAGGTTCAGCAGGGGCTGAGTTCAGTAgggtgacagctgtggggaagaagctgttcctaaacctgctggttttAGTCTgaaggctcctgtagcgccttcTGGAggggaggagctggaggagttTATTGGCAGGATGAGAGGAGTCCCTGAGAATGATGCGTGCTTGGCGTAGACATCTCTTCTTGTGGACATCCTCAATGGCAGGAAGTGGAGTCCCTGTGATGCGTTGGGTGGCTTTCACCACCTGCTGCAGTGCCTTGTGGTCAGCAACAGAGCAGttcccataccagactgtgacacagttggtcaggatgctctctatcACACAGCGGTGGAAGTTACCCAGTATGTCAGCAGACAGGTGGTTCTTCTTCAGTGTCCTCAAGCAAAAGAGGCActgatgggccttcttgacCAGGTTGGAGGTGTTAGTTGACCAGGACAGATTCTCAGAGATGTGGGTCCCCAAGAACTTGAAGCTGGAGGGCCGTTCAACAGCTGTGCCAGGAGAGGTGGGCAGACACAGCTGTAAGTGACTGTCTAATCCTGCCTCCTGTATTTCAGTAGCACGCCTGGACctaggagagggagagaggtaTGAAATCAGCAGCACCAATCGATCTGTCGATCTCCCGTCACCTGTGAACAAGAGATACTTCAACTCCTCCACTTTGGGCAGCAACTCACCCCTGACCTGGACTGGGGACTATGACCTCAGAATTGGAAATCCTGATTCTCGTTCCTGCAGCTTTGGGTGTGAGCTGCTCCAGTGCAAGCTGGAGGCCACCACTTAAAGAAGGCAATGACCCCACATGGTCCTCAAAAAGTCGAGATGAGGCTCTGAGGCCACCAAGATGGAAGTGTTCTGTTGCCTGGCTTTGCCTGGAAATTCTCAGTTCAAATTATTTGTGACAGCATGAACCAAACTCTCACTTTACAGGGACCAAATGGCTCATAGCAAGTGGCCAGACACCCCATGCTCCCgaagcacctcccacaggagaCTCACAGGGATGCAGTCGAATCCCTGTGataagtccacaaaacacatgtggatgggcaaactcccatgcactcTCAAacatccttgagaggataaagggAAGATCCACGACCGGACGAAAccacatttgtttattttcaggTAAATTCTGAACATGTAACTTTTCTCAGCACAGCAGTAATACACAGTACAGCTGTCTGTTAACTGTGCTACATTTGTATACCATCAGCTTCTTTGTTACTCCATCAGCTCAAATAAGGAAAAAATTTAGAAACAGCTGTTTACCGTCACTGCCGCCATCTTGGAATGTTAAGCCGGGGTTGGAGGGGAAAGCTGAGGTGGGGTTGTTAATCTGGAACGCACCATCAGTCTGACTCGCAGCAAGAGTGTCattcagctctgtgtgtgtgtgtgtgtgtgtgtgtgtgtgtgtgtgtgtgtgtgtgtgtgtgtgtgccgtcTTCTcgtgtttctgcttctttgaaATATTTAAACTCTCTGAACTAAAAGCTTTTGGTTGTCATGATATTTTAACgatatgcacaaacacacacacacactgtaaacaGGCAGTATTTTTAGTTCTGTTGCTAAGAGGggtgcctcctcctcctcctcttccgtGTGATGAAGTCAGCCTGACAGTCGCTGTGTGGGACAGATGATGACGCTGTGAACCCCACCTGGGGAGAAGGCAGAGTCTCAGGTTTGTTTCTGACTGTGTGAACAGGGAATACCTGCTGCAGACTGTTGGAATCACCTTTACACAGACTGTAGACAAAGATGGACGTCAAGTATGAAACTTCTTGATCGCTCCCAGGTTGCTTGACTTTGGTTTTAAGCCACGCCCCCTCACTCTGTTTGCCCCCATAGTAAATGCTTGTTTACATTTGTCTGATTGCTTCATTGATTGACTGATGAATCTGAGGAACCCAGCAGTTAACTTAGCCACTTCCACTCCGCGCAGCTTCCCCTGGGCTGACAGGCCAGCAGCTAACCTGAATGTCAGTCTTTGTCCACATTGATTTACATCGAAGTAGTGACCAAAGCTCTTTCTCCTCACAGGAAGTGACAGTCAGCAACAGGAAGTGTTGGAcctgaaataaacacaacatccagATGATCCAGTgagactgaagaaaacccagAGGTGGCATACGACCTGGTACTAAATACATTAGAGGGTTCCCCAGGCAACCAGAACGTGGAGTGTCCACCAGCAACCGATCGTCAGCTGCAAAGCAGAGTATGACGAGTATGACCAGCGACTTCAGAGGCCACACCCTTGACAATGCACACTTCAATCCAGGTGAGTCATAGTTCAGGTCtgatcaggctgtaaacatgtttgttttaacaCGGGAAGTTaaacatgaagaagaaacacccagtgcaccatgggaatccccggcagcctacacctattgcagcataactaagggaggattcagggtcacctggtccagccctaactatatgctttagcaaaaagaaaagtttgaagcctaatcttgaaagtagagatagtgtctgtctcctgaatccaaactggaagctggttccacagaagaggggcctgaaaactgaaggctctgcctcccattctacttttaaatactctaggaacaacaagtaggcctgcagtgtgagagcgaagtgctctaatagggtgatatggtactacaaggtcattaagataagatgggctgctttgtttgttcccacCTGAGAAGGTGAAACAGGAAACGCTTTGttgctgtttgtctgtgtgacgGTGTGTGCGTGCTTAAACTGGGTTATTCACTCAGACTGCAGCGGCCGCGACTTCTGATTCATGTTCAGTAAATTATTaatgctctctctctcattgAGTTATAATGCTCGCTCGCCCACCGAATGAAGCCGCGAGGAGGTGGGGGCGGGGTTATTCCATGTTTTattaacacgcacacacataagaGGCCAGCGTGCTTGTTTGGCGTTACAGCCTGTTCTCACTGGAGGGATTAGTGAGGAGGTGGGGGAGGGGAAACGTGCTCGCCGGGACTCAGAGCCCGCGGCGTCTGTTCAAAGCCTCGACCTCCTTtactcctcttctcctctcatacTACCCTACCTCACTTTGTTGCCTCACCTCCTCCTGATACTCATCCCCTGTTTGCTCAGCTTTGTCGCTGTACCTGATGAAAATTGGTGTCACCTGACCTCCTCTGTCTCCATAGGACGGCGAACAACAGATCAGCTGTCGTTTATTAAACGGTTGTTGTTACTGGTGTTACCGTCACAAACAGCTGCGTTCCTGTCATTGTTtgaagttgttgaatttcatttaTAGTCAAAGGTCATCGTGCGATTGGTTAGTGACCCCGCAGCACAAACCAACTGGTGTAAGGGTTAAAGGTCCATATATGACCTTTAAGTGTGATGTACAGTGAAAGGAGAGAGCTTGGAGAAGGTCACTGACATCCATCAGTCTGGAAGGCTTACAGGGACTCCAGAGAGCCACGGCGAGAGTCATTACCCACACAAGGAGGGAAACCTGGAACGGTGCTGAACCTTCCTGGGAATGACTGGCCCACCACAATTATGCCAAGAGCCCATTgatgactcatccaggaggtcacagaagaacccagaacaacatatGATTGTAAACGCGCCATTCATGCTGGAAAACCCTCCAACGTGACTGAACTTGGCAAAGAAGAGCAGCCGCAGCATGGCGACCCCTCAAAGAAGCAGCTGGAAGAAGAGGAATGTAAAAAAGATTGAAATGACCATTACACTGATAATAACCGCGTTTCCTCCACACTGTGAAAAATTAGTACTAACTTATTAAACAACTGACAGGTGGATGAACACCTACAGTAGTCATGGAAACTCCACCGCATCCACCTGAAATATTAACAAACCTAGGAagctggactggagccacaacactgatgctctttacaggaagggtcagagcagactctacctgctgaggcggctgaggttatttggagtacagggagcgcttttaaagaccttctatgactctgtggtggcatctgtcattttttacagtgttgtatgttggagcagcagtttatcggcagctgagaggaagaggttggataaactcatcaggaaggccagctctgttctgggatgcaccctggacccagtgcaggtggtgggagacagaaggactctggccaaaataacatctctgatggacagagtctcccaccccatgcacggaaatgttgctgaactgcagagctccttcagtgacagactgctgcatcctcgatgcatgaaggagcgtttctgcaggtccttcctccctgcagctgtcagactgtacaatcagaactgctcccaacaatcatagatgtttacatcagtgcTGCAACTTGGACTAATCAACCGAACAACTACCGCTGTTATAACTTGCAGAttatttttctcagtttatattaaaaaaaacctataCATTTATAACTGTACTTTAATAAACAGTctgtttttgtaactattgtatatgatataaatattttttttctgtaaaaattggttgtgtttctcttctgtttgtatatgtgcttttattctgctgctgttacaaccaaatttccccttgtgggacaattaaaggattattctattctattctattctgccaaaacaatgtcggactctgtagttttctctggtcccctccccaatcagaccaggagtgacatgtttagccgcatgttctccttaaattgctggctgtctgagtggtgtcccagaaacgatgtgggcttcatagataattggcaaaccttctggaggaaacctggtcttgttaggagagacggcatccatcccactttggatggagcagctctcatttctagaaatatggaccaatttattaaacccccaaaatatgactatccagagttgggaccaggaagcagagttgcagtcttacacgcctctctgcagcttctctcctcctgctacccccaaaacccatctccattgagactgtgtcagctcccaaacagacaaaaacaaactaaaaccagcaataaacaacttaaacataaaaatcccaaagaaagaacaatacagtatccacatctgaaccaaagagtaaaacagtgaaatgtggattattaaatattaggtctctctcctccaagtctctgttagtacatgacttaataattgatcaacaaatcgatttactctgccttacagaaacctggttgcagccggatgattatgttagtttaaatgaatcaacacccccgagtcattctaactaccagaaatcccgaagcacaggccgagggggcggtgtggcagcaatttttcacaccagcctattaatcaaccaaagacccagacagacttttaattcatttgaaagcctgatgcttagcctcgtccaccccagctgtaaaactcagaaaccagtcttacttgttatcatctatcgtccacctgggccttacacagagtttctctctgatttctcagactttttatctgatttagtgctcagctcagataaaataattattgtgggtgattttaacatccatgtagatgctaaaaatgacagcctcaacatggcatttaatctgttattagactcaattggcttctctcaaaatgtaaaagaacccacccaccactttaatcacactctagatcttgttttaacatatggcatagaaactgaacatttaacagtgtttcctgaaaaccctttgctgtctgatcatttcctgataacatttacatttacaataattgattacacagcagtggggagtagactttatcaaagtagatgtctttctgaaagcactgtaactaagtttaagaatataatccacccactgttatcatcttcaatgccctgtaccaacacagagctgagcagctatctgaacgctactccaacagaggtcgatcatcttgttaataattttacctcctcactacgtacgactctggatactgtagctcctgtgaaaactaaggcctcaaatccgaagtacctgactccgtggtataattctcaaacacgtagcctaaagcagatgactcgtaagctggagaggaaatggcgtgtcacaaatttagagga contains:
- the LOC116329868 gene encoding acidic leucine-rich nuclear phosphoprotein 32 family member E-like isoform X2, whose amino-acid sequence is MCPAVQSAVAQACTSNPVGWRAGLAVSWRISRRTVANRGRQAPLRPRDAVSLSPPHSCPSMDMKKRITLELRNRNPAEIAELVLDNSRSADGEVDGLTDEFTELEFLSMVNVGLTSLAKLPSLPKLRKMLSEKCPNLTYLNLSGNKIKELSTVEALQHLKSLQSLDLFNCEITSLEEYRESVFELLPQVTYLDGFDQEDNEAPDSEAEDEDEDGEDGAGPTGTYDEEEDEDEDGSESAEAGLGFQVNRTNQDDDEEDYAEEEDDDAAGAQGQKRKREVDDEGEEDDEDDDV
- the LOC116329868 gene encoding acidic leucine-rich nuclear phosphoprotein 32 family member E-like isoform X1 — protein: MCPAVQSAVAQACTSNPVGWRAGLAVSWRISRRTVANRGRQAPLRPRDAVSLSPPHSCPSMDMKKRITLELRNRNPAEIAELVLDNSRSADGEVDGLTDEFTELEFLSMVNVGLTSLAKLPSLPKLRKLELSDNNLSGSLEMLSEKCPNLTYLNLSGNKIKELSTVEALQHLKSLQSLDLFNCEITSLEEYRESVFELLPQVTYLDGFDQEDNEAPDSEAEDEDEDGEDGAGPTGTYDEEEDEDEDGSESAEAGLGFQVNRTNQDDDEEDYAEEEDDDAAGAQGQKRKREVDDEGEEDDEDDDV